One part of the Drosophila teissieri strain GT53w chromosome 3R, Prin_Dtei_1.1, whole genome shotgun sequence genome encodes these proteins:
- the LOC122618760 gene encoding UDP-glycosyltransferase UGT5, translated as MKPTAGQTGFLTLLLFGLLSCVSAYNYLVVLHTAARSHYHVGSALAKGLAAAGHQVTVISPFEPKKPIKNIKDVQAKGILTAFQGRLANLLESSKQPIIKQIVEFYEMGIEITEVLLKEPSVIELMKSNQTFDAVISEVFLNEAHFGFAEHFKAPLIGLGTFGAISWNTDLVGSPSPPSYVPSALLKFSDRMSLAERVGNQAFLTYEYIFLNYFYLPRQEVLYRKYFPNNKQDLYEMRKNTALVLLNQHVSLSFPRPYSPNMIEVGGMHINRKRQPLPKDILQFIEGAEHGVIYFSMGSNLKSKTLPLDKRQALIDTFAQLKQRVLWKFEDTDLPGKPANVFISDWFPQDDILAHDNVLAFITHGGLLSTTESIYHRKPFVGIPIFGDQFLNMARAEQNGYGVTVHYEELSAAKLLAAVQKIINDPEATKKVRGMSDRYRDQPQTPLERAVYWVEHVSRHKGAKYLRSAGQDLNFIQYHNLDAMLILYGGIIFVLYCILLLIRLAWRFLQELFVKKESPKPKPKAKRN; from the exons ATGAAACCAACAGCTGGCCAAACGGGTTTTCTCACCCTGCTGCTGTTCGGCCTGCTGAGCTGCGTTTCTGCCTACAACTACCTGGTGGTGCTCCATACCGCCGCCCGATCCCATTACCATGTGGGATCTGCCCTGGCCAAGGGATTAGCCGCTGCGGGTCATCAGGTGACCGTTATCTCCCCCTTTGAGCCGAAGAAACCCATCAAGAACATCAAAGATGTGCAGGCCAAGGGCATTCTGACTGCCTTCCAGG gtAGATTAGCCAACCTTTTGGAATCCTCAAAGCAGCCCATAATCAAGCAGATCGTCGAATTTTACGAGATGGGTATTGAGATAACCGAAGTGCTGTTGAAGGAACCATCTGTGATAGAACTGATGAAATCCAACCAGACCTTTGATGCCGTGATATCCGAGGTGTTCCTCAACGAAGCCCACTTCGGATTCGCCGAGCACTTCAAGGCTCCGCTCATAGGACTGGGCACCTTTGGAGCTATTAGCTGGAACACAGATCTG GTGGGATCTCCTTCACCGCCCTCATATGTTCCCAGTGCACTGCTTAAGTTCAGTGACCGTATGTCCCTCGCAGAGCGAGTGGGCAATCAGGCCTTCCTCACCTACGAGTACATCTTCCTCAACTACTTCTATCTGCCGCGCCAGGAAGTCCTGTACCGCAAGTACTTCCCCAACAACAAGCAGGACCTTTACGAAATGCGTAAGAACACGGCCCTGGTCCTGCTCAATCAACATGTATCGCTCAGCTTTCCACGACCCTACTCACCCAACATGATCGAGGTGGGCGGCATGCACATCAACCGAAAGCGCCAGCCGCTGCCCAAGGACATTCTGCAGTTCATCGAGGGTGCCGAACATGGAGTTATCTACTTCTCGATGGGCTCCAATCTGAAGAGCAAAACGCTGCCGTTGGACAAACGCCAGGCGCTGATCGACACCTTTGCCCAGCTGAAGCAGCGAGTGCTGTGGAAGTTCGAGGACACTGATCTGCCCGGAAAGCCAGCCAATGTGTTCATCTCGGACTGGTTCCCGCAGGACGACATCCTTGCCCATGACAATGTGCTGGCCTTCATTACGCACGGCGGTCTGCTGAGCACCACAGAGTCCATTTACCATCGCAAACCCTTCGTGGGCATTCCCATATTTGGCGATCAGTTCCTGAACATGGCTCGTGCCGAGCAGAATGGCTACGGAGTGACTGTTCATTACGAGGAACTGAGTGCGGCCAAACTGTTGGCAGCGGTTCAGAAAATAATCAACGATCCTGAAGCCACCAAGAAGGTGCGCGGCATGTCCGACAGATACCGCGATCAGCCGCAGACTCCACTGGAGCGAGCCGTGTACTGGGTGGAGCACGTGTCCCGGCACAAGGGTGCCAAGTACTTGAGGAGTGCCGGTCAGGATCTGAACTTCATTCAGTACCACAATCTGGACGCCATGCTGATACTTTATGGTGGCATTATATTCGTGCTATATTGTATTTTGCTGCTCATCCGTTTGGCGTGGCGATTCCTGCAGGAATTGTTCGTGAAGAAGGAGAGTCCCAAGCCAAAGCCGAAAGCCAAGCGGAATTAA
- the LOC122620408 gene encoding UDP-glucosyltransferase 2, translating to MRWLPNCWLLILSALLGQTWGYSYLMISPTASKSHYAVVFALAKGLAGAGHEVTLISSFPQKKPIKNIIDVDTPNIITVMGVYKARILENAKKPVIVRYPRISLMGLDLTESLLKEPSVQELLQQNRTFDGVICETFMNDAHYGFAEHFGAPLIALSSLGATGWTSDLVGTPSPPSYVPHNLLRFGDRMNFWERAQNLGFQIYEFIYENLINLPRHEALYRKYFPNNKKDFYSMRKDTSLVLLNNHVSISNPRPYSPNMIEVGGMHVNRKAPKPLPKNIRKFIEEAEHGVIYFSLGSNLNSKDLPKKKRKAIVETLRGLKYRVIWKYEEETFADKPENVFISNWLPQDDILAHDKVIAFITHGGLLSTMESIYHGKPVVGIPFFGDQFMNMARAEQMGYGITVKYAQLTASLFRSAIDRITGDPGYTERVKVISNQYRDQRETPLERAVYWVEHVTRQKGAKYLRSASQDLNFIQYHNLDVLAAFVSVIGLAVLFVFLLVRFLVSFITGRFLKSKSSKLKVN from the exons ATGCGTTGGCTCCCAAATTGTTGGCTCTTGATACTCTCAGCCCTTTTGGGCCAAACATGGGGCTACTCCTACCTAATGATCAGCCCCACTGCATCGAAATCGCACTACGCCGTCGTCTTTGCATTGGCCAAAGGATTAGCTGGTGCTGGTCATGAAGTCACTTTGATATCGTCATTTCCCCAAAAGAAGCCCATTAAGAACATCATCGATGTGGACACGCCGAATATTATCACCGTAATGGGCG TTTACAAAGCGCGAATTCTGGAGAATGCCAAAAAGCCGGTTATAGTTCGATATCCAAGAATAAGTTTAATGGGCTTGGACTTAACAGAAAGCCTTTTAAAGGAGCCGAGTGTGCAGGAGTTATTGCAACAAAACCGAACCTTCGATGGAGTTATCTGCGAGACCTTTATGAACGACGCCCACTACGGATTTGCCGAACATTTCGGAGCTCCATTGATCGCCCTGAGCAGCTTGGGCGCCACTGGTTGGACCTCTGACCTGGTGGGcacaccatcaccaccatcgTATGTGCCGCACAACTTGTTGCGGTTCGGTGATCGCATGAATTTCTGGGAACGGGCGCAGAATTTGGGATTCCAGATATACGAATTCATCTATGAGAATTTGATCAATCTGCCGCGACACGAAGCGCTGTACAGAAAGTACTtccccaacaacaaaaaggacTTTTATAGCATGCGCAAGGATACGTCATTGGTGCTCCTGAACAATCACGTATCCATCAGCAATCCACGGCCCTATTCCCCGAACATGATCGAAGTGGGCGGCATGCATGTGAATCGAAAGGCTCCAAAGCCGCTGCCCAAGAATATTCGCAAATTCATCGAGGAAGCCGAGCATGGAGTTATCTACTTTTCATTGGGCTCCAATTTGAACAGCAAAGATTTACCGAAGAAAAAGCGAAAGGCCATTGTGGAGACGCTAAGGGGTCTCAAGTACCGAGTTATTTGGAAGTACGAGGAGGAAACCTTTGCTGACAAACCCGAGAATGTTTTCATATCCAACTGGTTGCCGCAGGACGATATCCTGGCACACGATAAGGTGATTGCCTTTATAACCCATGGTGGACTTTTGAGCACAATGGAATCGATTTACCATGGAAAACCCGTCGTGGGTATTCCCTTCTTCGGCGATCAGTTCATGAATATGGCTAGAGCCGAGCAAATGGGCTACGGCATCACCGTGAAGTATGCCCAACTGACGGCTTCGCTGTTCCGATCTGCCATCGACAGGATTACCGGTGATCCTGGCTACACGGAAAGGGTCAAGGTGATATCCAATCAATATCGCGACCAAAGGGAGACGCCACTGGAGCGAGCTGTTTACTGGGTGGAGCATGTGACGCGGCAGAAAGGAGCCAAATACCTGAGGAGTGCCAGTCAGGATCTGAACTTCATTCAATACCACAATCTGGATGTCCTGGCGGCGTTCGTTTCGGTCATTGGATTGGCTGTTCTCTTCGTCTTTCTGTtggttcggtttttggttAGTTTTATTACAGGCAGGTTCTTAAAATCCAAGAGTTCAAAGCTGAAAGTTAACTAG